The proteins below are encoded in one region of bacterium:
- a CDS encoding YncE family protein: MVCKCWKTVTILTITGVIWAGQTIIPNNLNAQPYAYVTNSGSNNVSVIDTRTNAVVGSPIPVGVYPYGIAITPDGNYAYVTNAGSDNVSVIDTRTNAVVGSPIPVGDYPIGIAITPDGNYAYVTNLWSDNVSVIDTSTNAVVGSPIPVGDGPWGIAITPDGNYAYVTNRESDNVSVIDTSTNAVVGSPIPVGDGPVGIAITPMVVKEIKIDIILNQTEFTVGDTLTIAAHVTNGPATSTVDAKVWLELPTTELFSLVNIPSITLLPDAEFSVDLFTHHFTGWEPEGNYKCGGRFLNWITGETLSEDIETFTFTP; encoded by the coding sequence ATGGTTTGCAAATGTTGGAAAACAGTAACAATTCTTACGATTACTGGGGTGATTTGGGCAGGACAGACGATAATTCCAAATAATCTAAATGCACAACCGTATGCTTATGTGACTAACTCAGGGTCAAATAATGTTTCAGTAATAGACACAAGGACAAATGCAGTGGTTGGAAGTCCTATACCTGTTGGTGTTTATCCTTATGGAATAGCGATTACACCAGATGGTAACTATGCTTATGTGACTAACGCAGGGTCAGATAATGTTTCAGTAATAGACACAAGGACAAATGCAGTGGTTGGAAGTCCTATACCTGTTGGTGATTATCCTATTGGAATAGCGATTACACCAGATGGTAACTATGCTTATGTGACTAACTTGTGGTCAGATAATGTTTCAGTAATAGACACAAGTACAAATGCAGTGGTTGGAAGTCCTATACCTGTTGGTGATGGTCCTTGGGGAATAGCGATTACACCAGATGGTAACTATGCTTATGTGACTAACCGGGAGTCAGATAATGTTTCAGTAATAGACACAAGTACAAATGCAGTGGTTGGAAGTCCTATACCTGTTGGTGATGGACCTGTTGGAATAGCGATTACACCGATGGTGGTAAAAGAGATTAAGATTGACATTATCCTGAATCAGACTGAATTTACAGTGGGTGATACATTAACTATAGCAGCACATGTTACCAACGGTCCTGCAACTTCTACAGTAGATGCAAAGGTATGGCTTGAGTTACCAACTACTGAGTTATTCTCTTTAGTAAACATACCCAGCATTACATTACTCCCTGATGCTGAGTTCTCAGTAGATTTATTCACACATCATTTTACAGGTTGGGAACCTGAAGGAAACTATAAATGTGGTGGTAGATTCTTAAACTGGATTACTGGAGAGACCTTAAGTGAAGATATTGAGACATTTACCTTCACGCCATAA
- a CDS encoding 3-isopropylmalate dehydrogenase gives MHKIAVIPGDGVGPEVVREGLKVLEAVAEVTALKYELINYDFGGERYLRTGEVLPDSALNELKQMSAIYLGAIGHPDVKPGILEQGLLLKIRFGLDQYINLRPIKLYPGVYTPIKDKGPEEIDFIVVRENTECLYIGIGGFLKKNTSDEVAIQEMLYTRKGVERCIRYAYELARTTKRKKLTLVDKSNVLTYGHDLWQRVFKEVGEEYPEVTKDHAYVDACCMWMVKNPEWFDVIVTCNMFGDIITDLGAMVQGGMGIAAGGNINPHGVSMFEPIHGSAPKYTNKNQINPLATILSLQMMLNNLGEKKAATLVENAVIKLLSAGVIKDMSAGKMGMSTSEVGDMVAKFVK, from the coding sequence ATGCACAAAATTGCTGTTATTCCAGGAGATGGAGTTGGTCCTGAAGTAGTAAGAGAAGGACTAAAGGTATTAGAAGCAGTTGCAGAGGTAACTGCTCTCAAGTATGAATTGATAAATTATGATTTTGGTGGAGAGCGATATTTACGAACAGGTGAGGTATTGCCTGATTCTGCCTTGAATGAACTCAAACAGATGTCGGCGATTTATCTGGGTGCCATTGGTCATCCAGATGTTAAACCAGGCATCCTTGAGCAAGGATTATTACTTAAAATTAGATTTGGATTAGACCAATATATTAATTTAAGACCGATTAAATTATATCCGGGTGTCTATACCCCAATTAAAGATAAAGGACCAGAGGAGATTGATTTTATCGTAGTTCGCGAAAATACTGAATGTCTTTATATTGGCATAGGTGGATTTTTAAAGAAAAATACCAGTGATGAAGTGGCTATTCAAGAGATGCTCTATACCCGCAAAGGGGTAGAAAGGTGCATCAGGTATGCCTATGAATTAGCCAGAACGACAAAGAGAAAAAAACTTACATTAGTCGATAAATCAAATGTCTTGACTTATGGTCATGACCTCTGGCAACGAGTATTTAAAGAGGTGGGGGAGGAATATCCAGAGGTAACTAAAGACCATGCTTATGTTGATGCTTGCTGTATGTGGATGGTGAAAAATCCAGAATGGTTTGATGTCATCGTTACCTGTAATATGTTTGGGGATATTATTACAGATTTAGGGGCGATGGTTCAAGGTGGAATGGGAATAGCGGCAGGAGGAAATATCAATCCTCATGGTGTTTCTATGTTTGAGCCTATTCATGGCTCTGCCCCAAAATATACCAACAAAAATCAAATTAATCCATTAGCCACTATCTTAAGTCTTCAGATGATGTTGAATAATCTTGGCGAGAAAAAAGCGGCAACATTGGTTGAAAATGCTGTCATTAAACTTCTCTCCGCCGGGGTTATCAAAGATATGTCTGCCGGTAAAATGGGTATGTCAACATCTGAAGTTGGGGATATGGTAGCTAAGTTCGTTAAGTAG
- a CDS encoding CdaR family protein, with the protein MTHLHIYRWIINNLWLKLSCFLLAVLLWFSTSGGVSIIRDFSIAITLENIPKNLIVSSLTTKNVFITVQGNRSVILKCQASAFYLPIDLSKSNKPGTYSYNLIPDEVYTPTGIKVISIEPRKVILALREKKK; encoded by the coding sequence ATGACACATTTACACATTTACCGTTGGATTATCAATAACCTCTGGCTAAAATTATCTTGTTTTTTATTAGCTGTGCTATTATGGTTTTCTACAAGTGGTGGAGTATCTATAATTAGAGATTTTAGTATCGCCATTACACTGGAAAATATCCCAAAAAATTTAATAGTATCCTCACTAACGACAAAAAATGTATTTATTACTGTGCAAGGGAATAGAAGTGTTATTTTGAAATGTCAGGCATCTGCTTTTTATCTCCCAATTGATTTATCAAAGAGTAATAAACCAGGAACATATTCATATAACCTGATTCCGGATGAAGTTTATACACCTACTGGAATTAAGGTTATTTCCATAGAACCACGAAAGGTAATACTTGCCTTAAGGGAAAAGAAGAAGTAG
- the cdaA gene encoding diadenylate cyclase CdaA, translated as MFKFPLLPIRFLDIIEMLLIACAFYWLFILIKGTRAVQGVKVLVFLIVASFAANLFQLYTIDWILTSLWTILPLSFVILFQPELRQVIGEIDKNYILRKFFKNESRLIPEIVKAIMSLSKEQLGALIVLKQNISLKNYIETGVKIDAEVSYELLKTIFTPHSPLHDGAVIIQGDKIIAASCVLPLTQNPDVVTPLGTRHRAALGLSEETDALILVVSEETGNISIALDGKMRGNLDEESLTQMLTWYKAKEGQKEG; from the coding sequence ATGTTTAAATTTCCTCTTCTACCAATTAGATTCTTAGATATAATTGAAATGTTATTAATCGCCTGTGCCTTTTATTGGCTATTTATCTTGATAAAGGGAACAAGGGCGGTGCAAGGAGTAAAAGTCCTTGTCTTCCTTATTGTTGCTTCCTTTGCCGCCAATCTATTCCAATTATATACCATCGATTGGATACTGACAAGCCTATGGACTATCCTACCGTTATCGTTTGTTATCTTATTTCAACCAGAATTAAGACAGGTAATTGGCGAAATTGATAAAAACTACATTTTGAGAAAATTTTTTAAGAATGAAAGCCGATTGATTCCAGAAATTGTAAAAGCAATAATGTCATTATCAAAGGAACAATTAGGGGCATTAATTGTTTTAAAACAAAATATAAGCCTGAAAAATTATATCGAAACAGGGGTAAAAATAGATGCAGAAGTAAGTTATGAACTACTTAAGACAATATTTACCCCTCATAGTCCACTTCATGATGGTGCAGTTATTATTCAAGGTGATAAAATAATTGCGGCAAGCTGTGTTTTGCCATTAACTCAAAATCCGGATGTTGTTACTCCACTTGGCACAAGACATCGCGCCGCACTTGGGCTTTCCGAAGAAACAGATGCCTTAATCCTGGTCGTGTCTGAAGAAACAGGGAATATATCCATTGCCTTAGATGGCAAGATGCGTGGTAACCTCGATGAAGAAAGCCTTACTCAAATGCTTACCTGGTACAAAGCAAAAGAAGGACAAAAAGAAGGGTAG